One genomic segment of Stigmatopora argus isolate UIUO_Sarg chromosome 18, RoL_Sarg_1.0, whole genome shotgun sequence includes these proteins:
- the mrpl38 gene encoding large ribosomal subunit protein mL38: MALRSQFDRVSRKLLDFNARTFVTTAFLCRRKAPLGPMPNEDIDVRNIDMVEKYRTYNRYFKHAQAATKKPVWWNTFRGYMEKEDPEHGVQHVNIGLPRHRLSRSQQLRERNQVLKKNKEDVELERSCRLRTFKINLDQVQETWEKSAGPFHIRRLAEHYGVYRDLFPMAFFLPHVPLRICYGQESGAHVHYGNPLTPTEAASAPVVSFNADEGSLWTLLLTSPDEHLLDNEAEYLHWLVGNIPAGAVQSGEELCHYLPPFPARGTGFHRYIFILFQQDGPIDFQEESRPSPCHSLARRTFKTVDFYRKHQDSVTPAGLAFFQCQWDPTVTSTFHNILDMAEPVFEFIRPPVYHPPQVKFPHKQPLRYLDRYRDGKEQTYGIY; encoded by the exons ATGGCGCTGCGCTCGCAATTCGATCGTGTGTCGAGGAAATTACTTGATTTTAATGCGAGGACATTTGTTACAACAG CATTTCTCTGCCGACGGAAGGCTCCGTTGGGGCCCATGCCAAATGAAGACATCGACGTCCGGAACATTGACATGGTGGAAAAATATCGCACCTACAACCGTTACTTCAAACATGCCCAAGCGGCCACGAAAAAGCCGGTGTGGTGGAACACCTTTCGAGGATATATGGAAAAAGAAGATCCAGAACATG GCGTCCAGCACGTGAACATTGGATTGCCCCGCCATCGACTGTCCAGAAGCCAACAACTGAGGGAGAGGAACCAGGTGTTGAAAAAGAATAAGGAAGATGTCGAGCTGGAGAGAAGTTGTCGTTTGCGCACAT tCAAGATCAACTTGGatcaagtgcaggaaacgtggGAGAAGAGCGCTGGTCCTTTTCACATCAGAAGACTGGCGGAGCACTACGGGGTCTACAGAGATCTTTTCCCCATGGCATTCTTCCTGCCTCACGTCCCTTTGCGGATCTGCTATGGCCAGGAAAGCGGCGCTCACGTGCATTATGGCAATCCGCTGACACCGACAGAA GCAGCGTCGGCTCCCGTCGTCAGCTTTAACGCCGATGAGGGCTCGCTTTGGACCCTCCTGCTCACTTCCCCAG ATGAACATCTTCTGGATAATGAAGCCGAATACTTGCACTGGCTTGT TGGGAACATACCAGCCGGAGCGGTGCAGTCCGGGGAAGAACTTTGTCACTATCTGCCTCCTTTTCCGGCCAGAGGAACGGGCTTCCACCGCTACATTTTCATCCTTTTCCAGCAGGACGGCCCTATCGACTTCCAGGAAGAGAGCAGGCCATCGCCGTG TCACTCGCTGGCACGTCGTACTTTCAAAACGGTGGATTTCTACCGAAAGCACCAGGATAGCGTGACACCTGCAGGTCTGGCCTTTTTCCAGTGCCAGTGGGATCCCACAGTAACAAGCACCTTTCACAACATTCTCG ACATGGCGGAGCCCGTGTTTGAATTCATCCGTCCCCCAGTATACCACCCGCCGCAGGTGAAATTCCCCCATAAACAACCCCTACGCTACCTGGACCGCTACAGAGACGGAAAAGAGCAAACCTACGGCATCTACTGA
- the LOC144093232 gene encoding uncharacterized protein LOC144093232 isoform X3, with product MAAVCFLVALVHSVLMAKLGLLFPHLAGAMQDEFNATLNKGAFSDLLAADESLNRAFELLRTLDSVLKHQMREVVVMDDGDNIHHNDSSHYQRSFNMSVMSLQNDEHQQSYNMTSSGQQNDEHQQSYNVSQQNDEQHSYNMSAMAKQYDEHQKSYNMSAMGQQNDKQQSYNMSAMAQQYDENQQSYNVSQQNDKQSYNMSAMAKQYDEHQKSYNMSAMGQQNDKQQSYNTSAMALQYDEHQQSYNGSQQNDKQQRYNMSAMAKQYDEHQKSYNMSAMGQQNDKRQSYNTSAMALQYDEHQQSYNGSQQNDKQRYNMSAMAKQYDEHQKSYNMSAMGQQNDKQQSYNTSAMALQYDEHQQSYNGSQQNDKQQRYNMSAMAKQYDEHQKSYNMSAMGQQSYNVSGMAQQYDEQQQQSYNMSSMGHQSDHFNLRRDVSYESAKMDELSTASMTVNV from the exons ATGGCCGCTGTTTGCTTCTTGGTTGCTCTGGTGCATTCTGTCCTGATGGCAAAATTGGGCCTCCTTTTTCCCCATCTAGCTGGGGCAATGCAAGATGAATTCAATGCCACGCTTAATAAAGGAGCTTTTTCAG ATTTACTGGCTGCCGATGAGTCCCTGAATCGGGCTTTTGAGCTTCTCCGGACTTTGGATTCTGTGCTCAAACATCAAATGAGAGAAG tagTGGTAATGGATGATGGGGACAATATTCACCATAATGACTCCAGTCACTACCAGCGAAGCTTCAACATGAGCGTCATGAGCCTCCAGAATGACGAGCACCAGCAGAGTTACAACATGACCAGCAGTGGCCAACAGAATGAC GAGCACCAACAGAGCTACAATGTGAGCCAACAGAACGACGAACAACATAGCTACAACATGAGTGCCATGGCCAAACAGTATGACGAGCACCAAAAAAGCTACAACATGAGTGCCATGGG CCAACAGAATGACAAACAACAGAGCTACAACATGAGCGCCATGGCCCAACAGTATGATGAGAACCAACAGAGCTACAATGTGAGCCAACAGAACGACAAACAGAGCTACAACATGAGCGCCATGGCCAAACAGTATGACGAGCACCAAAAAAGCTACAACATGAGTGCCATGGGCCAACAGAATGACAAACAACAGAGCTACAACACGAGTGCCATGGCCCTACAGTATGATGAGCACCAACAGAGCTACAACGGGAGCCAACAGAATGACAAACAACAGCGCTACAACATGAGCGCCATGGCCAAACAGTATGACGAGCACCAAAAAAGCTACAACATGAGTGCCATGGGCCAACAGAATGACAAACGACAGAGCTACAACACGAGTGCCATGGCCCTACAGTATGATGAGCACCAACAGAGCTACAACGGGAGCCAACAGAATGACAAACAGCGCTACAACATGAGCGCCATGGCCAAACAGTATGACGAGCACCAAAAAAGCTACAACATGAGTGCCATGGGCCAACAGAATGACAAACAACAGAGCTACAACACGAGTGCCATGGCCCTACAGTATGATGAGCACCAACAGAGCTACAACGGGAGCCAACAGAATGACAAACAACAGCGCTACAACATGAGCGCCATGGCCAAACAGTATGATGAGCACCAAAAAAGCTACAACATGAGTGCCATGGGCCAACAGAGCTACAACGTGAGTGGCATGGCCCAACAGTATGatgagcagcagcagcaaagcTACAATATGAGCAGCATGGGCCACCAAAGTGATCATTTCAACCTGCGCCGTGATGTGAGCTACGAAAGTGCCAAAATGGATGAATTGTCTACTGCTTCTATGACTGTGAATGTTTAA
- the LOC144092894 gene encoding uncharacterized protein LOC144092894 — translation MAAVWFLLSLLNAFLLGCFAAGATLTQSQSNALLKGDWSSVSPEFLELLKNLGALKENYAMGLPKKDKSDTGLQNDDPKLKRDDYNVSKVDQNDGVHQSMKNLTMSQVHERAETVNVSRAHHNAVTLQPTSHPNIMTQVHQSDEKSDPSQVGQSGGQKFDMSYQEEKMEDQDSVFNVNV, via the exons ATGGCTGCTGTTTGGTTCCTGCTGAGTCTGCTGAATGCATTCTTGCTTG GTTGTTTTGCGGCTGGTGCTACTTTGACCCAAAGTCAATCTAATGCCCTACTTAAAGGAG ATTGGTCCTCTGTTTCGCCTGAGTTTCTGGAACTTCTCAAGAATTTGGGAGCTTTAAAAGAGAATTATGCCATGG GACTGCCCAAGAAAGACAAGAGTGACACGGGCCTTCAGAATGACGACCCGAAACTCAAACGTGACGACTACAATGTGAGCAAAGTTGACCAGAACGATGGGGTCCACCAGAGTATGAAGAATCTGACCATGAGCCAGGTACATGAACGTGCTGAGACGGTGAACGTGAGCCGGGCCCACCACAATGCAGTGACTCTTCAACCAACAAGCCATCCGAACATCATGACCCAAGTGCACCAAAGTGATGAAAAGTCTGACCCGAGCCAGGTTggccaaagtggcggccagaAGTTTGACATGAGCTACCAGGAGGAAAAAATGGAGGACCAAGACTCTGTGTTTAATGTCAATGTTTGA
- the LOC144093232 gene encoding uncharacterized protein LOC144093232 isoform X2 — MAAVCFLVALVHSVLMAKLGLLFPHLAGAMQDEFNATLNKGAFSDLLAADESLNRAFELLRTLDSVLKHQMREVVMDDGDNIHHNDSSHYQRSFNMSVMSLQNDEHQQSYNMTSSGQQNDEQKQSYNMSAMAQQYDEHQQSYNVSQQNDEQHSYNMSAMAKQYDEHQKSYNMSAMGQQNDKQQSYNMSAMAQQYDENQQSYNVSQQNDKQSYNMSAMAKQYDEHQKSYNMSAMGQQNDKQQSYNTSAMALQYDEHQQSYNGSQQNDKQQRYNMSAMAKQYDEHQKSYNMSAMGQQNDKRQSYNTSAMALQYDEHQQSYNGSQQNDKQRYNMSAMAKQYDEHQKSYNMSAMGQQNDKQQSYNTSAMALQYDEHQQSYNGSQQNDKQQRYNMSAMAKQYDEHQKSYNMSAMGQQSYNVSGMAQQYDEQQQQSYNMSSMGHQSDHFNLRRDVSYESAKMDELSTASMTVNV, encoded by the exons ATGGCCGCTGTTTGCTTCTTGGTTGCTCTGGTGCATTCTGTCCTGATGGCAAAATTGGGCCTCCTTTTTCCCCATCTAGCTGGGGCAATGCAAGATGAATTCAATGCCACGCTTAATAAAGGAGCTTTTTCAG ATTTACTGGCTGCCGATGAGTCCCTGAATCGGGCTTTTGAGCTTCTCCGGACTTTGGATTCTGTGCTCAAACATCAAATGAGAGAAG TGGTAATGGATGATGGGGACAATATTCACCATAATGACTCCAGTCACTACCAGCGAAGCTTCAACATGAGCGTCATGAGCCTCCAGAATGACGAGCACCAGCAGAGTTACAACATGACCAGCAGTGGCCAACAGAATGACGAGCAGAAACAGAGCTACAACATGAGCGCCATGGCCCAACAGTATGATGAGCACCAACAGAGCTACAATGTGAGCCAACAGAACGACGAACAACATAGCTACAACATGAGTGCCATGGCCAAACAGTATGACGAGCACCAAAAAAGCTACAACATGAGTGCCATGGG CCAACAGAATGACAAACAACAGAGCTACAACATGAGCGCCATGGCCCAACAGTATGATGAGAACCAACAGAGCTACAATGTGAGCCAACAGAACGACAAACAGAGCTACAACATGAGCGCCATGGCCAAACAGTATGACGAGCACCAAAAAAGCTACAACATGAGTGCCATGGGCCAACAGAATGACAAACAACAGAGCTACAACACGAGTGCCATGGCCCTACAGTATGATGAGCACCAACAGAGCTACAACGGGAGCCAACAGAATGACAAACAACAGCGCTACAACATGAGCGCCATGGCCAAACAGTATGACGAGCACCAAAAAAGCTACAACATGAGTGCCATGGGCCAACAGAATGACAAACGACAGAGCTACAACACGAGTGCCATGGCCCTACAGTATGATGAGCACCAACAGAGCTACAACGGGAGCCAACAGAATGACAAACAGCGCTACAACATGAGCGCCATGGCCAAACAGTATGACGAGCACCAAAAAAGCTACAACATGAGTGCCATGGGCCAACAGAATGACAAACAACAGAGCTACAACACGAGTGCCATGGCCCTACAGTATGATGAGCACCAACAGAGCTACAACGGGAGCCAACAGAATGACAAACAACAGCGCTACAACATGAGCGCCATGGCCAAACAGTATGATGAGCACCAAAAAAGCTACAACATGAGTGCCATGGGCCAACAGAGCTACAACGTGAGTGGCATGGCCCAACAGTATGatgagcagcagcagcaaagcTACAATATGAGCAGCATGGGCCACCAAAGTGATCATTTCAACCTGCGCCGTGATGTGAGCTACGAAAGTGCCAAAATGGATGAATTGTCTACTGCTTCTATGACTGTGAATGTTTAA
- the LOC144093232 gene encoding uncharacterized protein LOC144093232 isoform X1, whose protein sequence is MAAVCFLVALVHSVLMAKLGLLFPHLAGAMQDEFNATLNKGAFSDLLAADESLNRAFELLRTLDSVLKHQMREVVVMDDGDNIHHNDSSHYQRSFNMSVMSLQNDEHQQSYNMTSSGQQNDEQKQSYNMSAMAQQYDEHQQSYNVSQQNDEQHSYNMSAMAKQYDEHQKSYNMSAMGQQNDKQQSYNMSAMAQQYDENQQSYNVSQQNDKQSYNMSAMAKQYDEHQKSYNMSAMGQQNDKQQSYNTSAMALQYDEHQQSYNGSQQNDKQQRYNMSAMAKQYDEHQKSYNMSAMGQQNDKRQSYNTSAMALQYDEHQQSYNGSQQNDKQRYNMSAMAKQYDEHQKSYNMSAMGQQNDKQQSYNTSAMALQYDEHQQSYNGSQQNDKQQRYNMSAMAKQYDEHQKSYNMSAMGQQSYNVSGMAQQYDEQQQQSYNMSSMGHQSDHFNLRRDVSYESAKMDELSTASMTVNV, encoded by the exons ATGGCCGCTGTTTGCTTCTTGGTTGCTCTGGTGCATTCTGTCCTGATGGCAAAATTGGGCCTCCTTTTTCCCCATCTAGCTGGGGCAATGCAAGATGAATTCAATGCCACGCTTAATAAAGGAGCTTTTTCAG ATTTACTGGCTGCCGATGAGTCCCTGAATCGGGCTTTTGAGCTTCTCCGGACTTTGGATTCTGTGCTCAAACATCAAATGAGAGAAG tagTGGTAATGGATGATGGGGACAATATTCACCATAATGACTCCAGTCACTACCAGCGAAGCTTCAACATGAGCGTCATGAGCCTCCAGAATGACGAGCACCAGCAGAGTTACAACATGACCAGCAGTGGCCAACAGAATGACGAGCAGAAACAGAGCTACAACATGAGCGCCATGGCCCAACAGTATGATGAGCACCAACAGAGCTACAATGTGAGCCAACAGAACGACGAACAACATAGCTACAACATGAGTGCCATGGCCAAACAGTATGACGAGCACCAAAAAAGCTACAACATGAGTGCCATGGG CCAACAGAATGACAAACAACAGAGCTACAACATGAGCGCCATGGCCCAACAGTATGATGAGAACCAACAGAGCTACAATGTGAGCCAACAGAACGACAAACAGAGCTACAACATGAGCGCCATGGCCAAACAGTATGACGAGCACCAAAAAAGCTACAACATGAGTGCCATGGGCCAACAGAATGACAAACAACAGAGCTACAACACGAGTGCCATGGCCCTACAGTATGATGAGCACCAACAGAGCTACAACGGGAGCCAACAGAATGACAAACAACAGCGCTACAACATGAGCGCCATGGCCAAACAGTATGACGAGCACCAAAAAAGCTACAACATGAGTGCCATGGGCCAACAGAATGACAAACGACAGAGCTACAACACGAGTGCCATGGCCCTACAGTATGATGAGCACCAACAGAGCTACAACGGGAGCCAACAGAATGACAAACAGCGCTACAACATGAGCGCCATGGCCAAACAGTATGACGAGCACCAAAAAAGCTACAACATGAGTGCCATGGGCCAACAGAATGACAAACAACAGAGCTACAACACGAGTGCCATGGCCCTACAGTATGATGAGCACCAACAGAGCTACAACGGGAGCCAACAGAATGACAAACAACAGCGCTACAACATGAGCGCCATGGCCAAACAGTATGATGAGCACCAAAAAAGCTACAACATGAGTGCCATGGGCCAACAGAGCTACAACGTGAGTGGCATGGCCCAACAGTATGatgagcagcagcagcaaagcTACAATATGAGCAGCATGGGCCACCAAAGTGATCATTTCAACCTGCGCCGTGATGTGAGCTACGAAAGTGCCAAAATGGATGAATTGTCTACTGCTTCTATGACTGTGAATGTTTAA
- the LOC144093323 gene encoding uncharacterized protein LOC144093323: MAAVVWLLLVLVLIERGFCIPAGMTQDESRAGTNKSDVTDQLATHIGNGHQHKQNYNTSMGHQNPVSLIQVLQTAENPSKSFEKVNVSQSQGTETVTLSPSQQSTQNVNLSRQNVELSHQNSLHQFPQNSTLSYQNIVNQSAENINPSHQRTVKPSHQATGRVYLSNQKTENQSSENVHVTRPNSVSQNVHLSHQSTKTVNLTTESGVPVGVENINMSLQNTLDQVNKIAESVTEIVNLTQQNTANQWRLSAQNGSLSYQNNFLQSVENIDTNLQNTVSQVNESAQNLNWMHQNHNLSYQNNVPQSAEEINMRPQNNVSQVPQNVNLAHHNAVPSPRNGNLSQHNNESKEPERPLNVNLSHQNNVSYVPQNVNLTHQNTVQSAWNGHLSQQKNESEVPESPLNVNLSQVPQNVNLTHHIGSQVPESPLNVNLTHQNAAQSAWNANLSHQNIVNHSLQSVENGITKSEISESAQNVNPTQVPKSAQNSTLSHKNIVHQSQQKTAGTARPSQQETGGTVGPTQQKTAGTVEPTQQKTTETVHLNPWKIVKMYLRGNISKSYHDDNDSDVAGIPFTVTI; encoded by the exons ATGGCTGCGGTGGTCTGGCTTCTGCTTGTTCTTGTCTTGATCGAAAGAG GCTTTTGTATTCCAGCTGGTATGACACAAGATGAATCCAGAGCTGGAACTAATAAAAGTGATGTTACAG atcAACTAGCAACCCATATAGGAAATGGTCACCAGCACAAGCAGAACTACAACACAAGTATGGGCCATCAGAACCCAGTTAGCCTGATCCAGGTTCTCCAAACTGCTGAGAATCCTAGCAAGAGTTTTGAGAAGGTTAATGTGAGCCAAAGTCAAGGAACTGAGACCGTTACCCTGAGCCCGAGCCAACAGAGTACCCAGAATGTAAACCTGAGCCGCCAGAATGTTGAGCTGAGCCATCAGAATAGTTTACACCAGTTTCCCCAGAATTCTACCTTGAGCTATCAGAACATTGTCAACCAGAGTGCTGAAAACATTAACCCAAGCCATCAGCGCACCGTTAAGCCAAGCCATCAGGCCACTGGGCGTGTTTACCTGAGCAATCAGAAAACCGAGAACCAAAGTAGCGAGAATGTTCATGTGACCCGTCCGAACTCTGTTAGCCAGAATGTTCACCTGAGCCATCAGAGTACAAAGACCGTTAACCTGACCACAGAGAGTGGGGTTCCTGTGGGTGTGGAGAACATCAACATGAGCCTTCAGAATACACTCGACCAGGTCAACAAGATTGCCGAGAGCGTTACTGAGATTGTAAACCTGACGCAACAGAACACAGCCAACCAGTGGCGACTGAGTGCACAGAATGGTAGCCTGAGCTATCAGAACAATTTTCTCCAGAGTGTTGAGAACATTGACACAAACCTTCAAAACACAGTGAGCCAGGTTAATGAAAGTGCTCAGAATCTTAATTGGATGCATCAGAATCATAACCTGAGCTATCAGAACAATGTTCCCCAAAGTGCTGAAGAAATTAACATGCGTCCTCAGAACAATGTGAGCCAGGTTCCCCAGAATGTTAACCTGGCTCATCACAATGCTGTTCCAAGTCCACGGAATGGTAACTTGAGCCAGCACAACAATGAGAGCAAGGAACCCGAAAGGCCTCTGAATGTTAATCTGAGCCATCAAAACAATGTGAGCTATGTTCCCCAGAATGTTAATCTGACTCATCAGAATACTGTTCAGAGTGCATGGAATGGTCACCTGAGCCAGCAGAAAAACGAGAGTGAGGTACCCGAGAGTCCTCTGAATGTTAATTTGAGCCAGGTTCCCCAAAATGTAAATCTGACTCATCACATCGGGAGCCAAGTACCTGAGAGTCCTCTGAATGTTAATCTGACTCATCAGAACGCTGCTCAGAGTGCATGGAATGCTAACCTGAGCCATCAAAACATTGTGAACCATAGTCTCCAGAGTGTTGAGAATGGGATCACAAAGAGTGAGATCTCTGAGAGCGCCCAGAATGTTAATCCGACCCAGGTTCCAAAGAGTGCCCAGAACAGTACATTGAGCCATAAGAACATTGTTCACCAGAGCCAGCAGAAGACCGCAGGGACCGCCAGGCCGAGCCAGCAAGAGACCGGAGGGACCGTCGGGCCGACCCAGCAGAAGACGGCGGGGACCGTCGAGCCGACCCAGCAGAAGACCACAGAGACAGTCCATCTGAACCCATGGAAGATCGTCAAGATGTACCTGAGAGGGAACATAAGCAAAAGCTACCATGATGACAATGATTCAGATGTGGCAGGCATTCCCTTCACTGTGACTATTTGA